GGTGGCCTGGCGGATCTCCACCACTTGCCGCAGGGCTGCCTGCATCGCCTGGCTTTCCGATTGAGCTTCATCAGCCATTTGCGACAGCGCCCGCAGGCTCTCGGCCACTTCATCACGCTGCATCCCGGCCGCCGCATCGGCACCGGAGTTGCGCAAGGTCATCGCGCCGATTTCCACACCGGTACGCTGGGCCACATCGCCCGCCTCGCGCACGATGGGTTGCAACTTATCCACAAAGCGATTGACCGCCGAGGCCATGTCGCCGATTTCATCCTTGCTGCTGATTTGCACACGCTTGGTCAGGTCACCCTCGCCTGCCGCCAGGTCGTTCATGGCCGCGATCAGCAACTTCAAGCGATTGACCACCCGACGCCCCAGCACCACGGCCAGCAGTACCAGCACGCCGAGGCCTACCAGCGCCAGGCCCAGGCCGATGCGCCAACGCAAGGTGCCCGCCGCGTCCCGCACGGTGCTGGCGGTATTGGTCTGCATTTGCGTCGCCGTAGCCTGGGCCGATTCCAGGCGACCGCGCATGGCGGTGGCGCTGTCGGCCGCCGCCCCCTTGAGGCTGTCGCCGACCAACTGGTCGCTGCTGGCGATCAAGGCCGAGAAGCGTTGGTCCAGCGCCTTGAGGTCGGTTTCAACGGACGCCGTGGAAACCCCCATCAAGACCTTGCCGATCTCTACGCCATTGGGGTTGATCGAGGCTTCGAGGTAATACACCGACGGATCGCTCTTCGCCGCATCCAGCACCTTGTCCAACGCCCGCTCGCCCTTGCCTTTCTCCAACAGCGCTTTATTAATCGGGTTTTCCCGGTTCAGGTAGCGCGTCAGGTGCTCACCCGCAGCGTCGTCATAGATGACGAACAGCACGTTGGGATTGCGCTGGGCCCGACGGGCGAATTCCGAGAGGGTGGGCACGTCGCTGTCCCACATGGCGCGGGGTGCGACGGAAGCCAGGAGTTGCGCCATATCATTGGCGGAGTCCCTCAAGTCCTTCTCCAAGGTCCCACGCAACTGCGCCTGCTCGTCCTTCAGGCGAGTGGACAGCCCGGCGTTCAGCCGCTGGCGGGTATTGGCGGACAGGCTGTCCAGGCTAGACGTGACCTCTCGCCCGGCCTGCTCCAGCTCGGCGGAAAGTTTCTGGCTGTCCGCCCCCAACCGCGCACCCAGGTCAGCTTCCAGCGCCGTGACGGTGCTTCGGGTCAGCGCAACGGCCACCAGCACCTGCACCAAAAGGGCGATACCCAGGGTAACGAACACAGGCCGCAATAAACGGCTTTGTAACAGTGAGAGAACGGCCGACACGTGAAATCCCTCTACCAAACGCCATTAATTTGATGGCACTCGTGAAAGCGGTGCCTTAATGGAGTTGCATAGCAAGTGTCGTGCCGCCCGACTGACAGAAACGACAAAGGGCCCAACGAGGGCCCTTTGTGTTTTACATCAGAGACTTATCAGGCAAACGGGTGACGCAGAACGATGGTTTCGTTGCGGTCCGGCCCCGTCGAAATAATGTCGATCGGCGCACCGACCAACTCTTCGACGCGCTTGATGTAGTTGCGGGCCGCCACTGGCAGCTCTTCCAGGGTCTTGGCGCCCACGGTCGATTCGGTCCAACCTGGCATCTGCTCGTACACCGGCTCCAGGCCGATGTAGCTGTCGGCATCGGTCGGTGCATCGATGACCGCGCCGTCCTGGTTCTTGTAGCCCACGCAGATGTTGATGGTTTCCAGGCCGTCCAGCACGTCCAGCTTGGTCAGGCACAGGCCCGAGATGCTGTTGACGTCGATGGCACGACGCAGGATGACGGCATCGAACCAACCGCAACGACGAGCACGGCCGGTGGTGGCACCGAACTCATGGCCACGCTTGGCCAGGAAAGCACCGACGTCGTCGAACAGCTCAGTCGGGAACGGACCCGAACCGACGCGAGTGGTGTAGGCCTTGGTGATACCCAGGATGTAGTCCAGGTACATCGGACCGAAACCCGAACCCGTGGCGATGCCGCCGGCGGTGGTGTTGGAGCTGGTGACGTACGGGTAGGTACCGTGGTCGATGTCCAGCAGCGAACCCTGGGCGCCCTCGAACATGATGTCCTTGCCAGCGCGACGCAGCTCGTGCAGCTCGGCAGTCACGTCGAGCATCATCGGCTTGAGCAGCTCGGCGTATTCCATGCACTCATCCAGGGTTTTCTGGAAGTCGATGGCCGGTTCTTTGTAGTAATTGACCAGGACAAAGTTGTGGTAGTCCAGCAACTCGCCCAGCTTGGCGGCGAAACGCTCACGGTGGAACAGGTCACCGATGCGCAGGCCACGACGGGCGACTTTATCTTCGTAAGCCGGGCCGATGCCGCGACCGGTGGTGCCGATCTTCAGCTCGCCACGGGCCTTTTCACGGGCCTGGTCCAGCGCAACGTGATAGGACAGGATCAGCGGGCAGGACGGGCTGATACGCAGGCGCTCGCGCACCGGTACGCCTTTTTCTTCCAGCTTGATGATTTCCCGCAGCAAGGCGTCGGGAGCAACCACCACACCGTTGCCGATCAGGCACTGTACGCCTTCGCGCAGCACGCCCGACGGAATCAGGTGCAGGACGG
The sequence above is drawn from the Pseudomonas sp. St316 genome and encodes:
- a CDS encoding methyl-accepting chemotaxis protein is translated as MSAVLSLLQSRLLRPVFVTLGIALLVQVLVAVALTRSTVTALEADLGARLGADSQKLSAELEQAGREVTSSLDSLSANTRQRLNAGLSTRLKDEQAQLRGTLEKDLRDSANDMAQLLASVAPRAMWDSDVPTLSEFARRAQRNPNVLFVIYDDAAGEHLTRYLNRENPINKALLEKGKGERALDKVLDAAKSDPSVYYLEASINPNGVEIGKVLMGVSTASVETDLKALDQRFSALIASSDQLVGDSLKGAAADSATAMRGRLESAQATATQMQTNTASTVRDAAGTLRWRIGLGLALVGLGVLVLLAVVLGRRVVNRLKLLIAAMNDLAAGEGDLTKRVQISSKDEIGDMASAVNRFVDKLQPIVREAGDVAQRTGVEIGAMTLRNSGADAAAGMQRDEVAESLRALSQMADEAQSESQAMQAALRQVVEIRQATDENTRTSAKVSGLIEALAGQVDTGAKVIERLAQQSEQIEVVLTVIHGIAEQTNLLALNAAIEAARAGETGRGFAVVADEVRALASKTQSSTGDIQAHIVALQQGAREAVAAIGQAGRQASEGLLVLRDSARLQQSVQASVEQVHAAIGLATQAAAHQAQGAQAVRGRVETIHAQAEKAAQAVVETTASGKVLDSLAAQLKASLGQFRA
- a CDS encoding adenylosuccinate synthase — translated: MGKNVVVLGTQWGDEGKGKIVDLLTEHAAAVVRYQGGHNAGHTLVIDGEKTVLHLIPSGVLREGVQCLIGNGVVVAPDALLREIIKLEEKGVPVRERLRISPSCPLILSYHVALDQAREKARGELKIGTTGRGIGPAYEDKVARRGLRIGDLFHRERFAAKLGELLDYHNFVLVNYYKEPAIDFQKTLDECMEYAELLKPMMLDVTAELHELRRAGKDIMFEGAQGSLLDIDHGTYPYVTSSNTTAGGIATGSGFGPMYLDYILGITKAYTTRVGSGPFPTELFDDVGAFLAKRGHEFGATTGRARRCGWFDAVILRRAIDVNSISGLCLTKLDVLDGLETINICVGYKNQDGAVIDAPTDADSYIGLEPVYEQMPGWTESTVGAKTLEELPVAARNYIKRVEELVGAPIDIISTGPDRNETIVLRHPFA